In the Cellvibrio sp. KY-GH-1 genome, TCAGTACAGGCTGCACACATACCTTTTGGTGGCATAGAGTTAAATCCGCCTAACGCATGGGTATAGAGGGTCTCTTTGCCCTTGGCTACCCGTGGTGCCCAATCTGCGGCTGTACCGTACTTTGGCGCACCCATCAGGCCAGCGCTATGACAGGTAGTGCAGAAACTGCCGAACACGTCCTTACCGGATTTAGGGCCAGCGGCAGCCGCCGGCGCTGGCGCTGCCGCACATTCATCACCGGACATACAGGTGCTACCTACCGGTGCAGTGCGCGCCTTCACATCATCTTCCGCAACAGCGGTGCCAGCAACCAAACCTGCAACAAACAGAATTCCAAACAGCTTCTTCATGGGGCTCACGGTGATTTCCTCGATGGTATTGTCGGGCGACGGGAACCTGTATCCGTCCAACCCAGTTTATAGGTGCGCAGGGTAAAAAGCCTGAGGCACATCAAATCGGCGCGCATTATAGCGGCAAATAACCCTACAGGCGAAGTGCGTATTCGCGGCTTTACGGCGCTTTGTCGCGATTTGATACATTGCTATCTACTGTTATGCTTATCAACTCAGCCTTATACCCAATTGGGACTAAATTCGTTATGGAATATAACAGCGTCACCCTGGTTGCCTATTTCAGTGCTGCGGTCGTCGCCGCGCTATTAACGGCTACCTATTTATTCCAGCTGACTCGCCAGCGAAAAACCTGGATTTTTGCTG is a window encoding:
- a CDS encoding cytochrome c5 family protein, yielding MKKLFGILFVAGLVAGTAVAEDDVKARTAPVGSTCMSGDECAAAPAPAAAAGPKSGKDVFGSFCTTCHSAGLMGAPKYGTAADWAPRVAKGKETLYTHALGGFNSMPPKGMCAACTDDEIKGAVDYMIEGSK